One window of Daphnia carinata strain CSIRO-1 chromosome 7, CSIRO_AGI_Dcar_HiC_V3, whole genome shotgun sequence genomic DNA carries:
- the LOC130688626 gene encoding ciliogenesis and planar polarity effector 2-like codes for MMENNTALKCLNPDWYKTPEGELIVQQLYCPNSNKILKHFGILEHPSIAPGTREIVFKIGVLGKAGSGKTKTISVLSGKPTVFPGYIETIGIHVKNIYWPAQIQGKISLFKLQFWESGESCSKRYNYISTACLEKTDAVAIVVNRADRTSLDYADGKLDSLTHSAVVLFVMDTDHDVQVNDQELSQYARRRRLPFFHLPPHTLDLKYLAPFYNSLCDFVFSNQHKVISDCL; via the exons ATGATGGAAAACAACACTGCTTTGAAATGCCTAAATCCTGATTGGTACAAAACCCCAGAAGGAGAATTAATTGTACAACAACTTTATTGTCCAAACAGCAATAAAATTCTGAAGCATTTTG GAATACTAGAACATCCAAGTATTGCACCAGGAACCCGGGAAATTGTATTCAAAATTGGAGTGCTGGGTAAAGCTGGAAGTGGAAAGACGAAAACCATATCTGTTTTGTCAGGAAAACCAACAGTTTTCCCTGGTTATATTGAAACTATAGGAATCCatgttaaaaatatttattggCCAGCACAAATACAGGggaaaatttctttatttaaattacagTTCTGGGAATCTGGAGAATCTTGTTCTAAGAGATACAACTATATTTCAACA GCATGTCTGGAGAAAACTGATGCAGTGGCCATAGTTGTAAATAGGGCTGATAGAACATCTTTGGACTATGCAGATGGTAAACTAGACTCCTTGACCCATTCAGCTGTAGTATTGTTTGTGATGGACACTGATCATGATGTCCAGGTTAATGATCAGGAGCTAAGCCAATATGCTAGAAGAAGAAGGCTTCCATTCTTTCATCTCCCCCCTCATACTCTAGATTTGAAATATTTAGCACCATTTTATAACTCCTTGTGTGATTTTGTGTTTTCAAATCAACACAAGGTTATTTCAGATTGTTTATAA
- the LOC130688516 gene encoding uncharacterized protein LOC130688516, with product MPPVKSNPIKVPQPLATTVKKKKKYFFKSSNNGSIKKNPVLKEQLKPKHPKNVARLPTKADEASSNWKTLSMQIKPVQSKGRLLYLERKKKATAKKDEENAERITTFKETSEDLGVWFDDVDPIFLDNQNNSVTNTLQSGSSGKSTELTKVLALDCEMVGIGSDGKESALARVSIVNQHGECVYDKFVLPGEEVTDYRTSFSGIRPHNLKNATQLGIVCHEVAEILKGRILIGHGLNHDLEVLMIKHPKSNIRDTSRFKVFRSVVNGATPSLKRLAQQFLGIEIQTGEHSSVQDAQAALRLYTMFHQQWEADLIARKAERNSKIVKGKKSSKGSIQSKDSIQ from the exons ATGCCTCCAGTAAAATCAAACCCAATTAAAGTTCCACAGCCTCTTGCAACAACtgtcaaaaagaagaagaagtattTCTTCAAATCGTCCAATAACggaagcataaaaaaaaatccagtacTGAAAGAACAACTGAAACCAAAACACCCAAAAAATGTTGCTAGATTGCCAACTAAGGCTGATGAGGCATCTTCAAATTGGAAGACACTGAGCATGCAGATTAAACCAGTGCAGTCAAAAGGTAGGTTATTATACctagaaaggaagaaaaaggcgACAGCAAAGAAGGACGAAGAAAATGCTGAAAGAATTACAACTTTTAAAGAAACTAGTGAAGATCTTGGTGTCTGGTTTGATGATGTTGACCCAATTTTTTTGGACAATCAAAATAATTCTGTGACAAACACACTTCAAAGTGGCTCCAGTGGAAAATCCACAGA GCTTACTAAAGTTTTAGCTTTGGATTGTGAAATGGTTGGAATTGGAAGTGATGGAAAGGAATCAGCGCTAGCAAGGGTGTCAATTGTAAACCAGCATGGAGAATGTGTTTATGacaaatttgttttacctGGAGAAGAAGTAACAGACTACAGAACATCCTTTTCAGGAATAAGACCtcacaatttaaaaaatg CAACTCAACTTGGAATTGTCTGCCATGAAGTAGCTGAAATTCTAAAAGGTCGAATTTTGATTGGACACGGCTTAAACCACGATTTGGAAGTACTCATGATCAAACACCCCAAATCGAACATTCGGGATACGTCACG ATTCAAAGTGTTTCGTTCAGTAGTAAATGGAGCAACACCAAGTTTGAAAAGGCTGGCACAACAATTTTTGGgtattgaaattcaaacggGAGAACACAGTTCG GTACAAGATGCGCAAGCTGCATTACGTTTATATACGATGTTTCATCAACAATGGGAAGCAGATTTGATTGCGCGAAAGGCAGAAAGGAATTCCAAAATtgtgaaggggaaaaaatcaaGCAAGGGAAGCATTCAGAGCAAGGACAGCATCCAGTAG
- the LOC130688438 gene encoding differentially expressed in FDCP 8 homolog isoform X2: protein MSADDINEKIDYKKEESDCLNNLLVDENYYSWQLEDIWNMGKVIEIQVAIDKCKESILALEETSEEKRLLVQRLVKLRLRLQEVQELEIYMDPKKMKLVQSHKFVSLSVTQLKFHPSQIYCETCCGLIWIPVQSCFVCLDCEYISHGHCLNSVKRICASIMVKENPTYILEICPEKSLGNQNYRCAECKADSTLNQPLLCDYSGHYFCSECHWGSLSIIPSRVVLNWDFQGYPVSKGSKQYLTLMRKKSILNLESINPKLFSFVEELAYVKRLRSNVMIMKEYILACKEALEAKLLRLLEDRQHFVENADYYSLQDLIDIYNNDMLSYLDPIHSQFFRHITQDCLGCRGKGHVCRLCGQLPEVFPFEVSVSQCDNCRSVFHRHCFEKKGVVCPKCAKDKFVN from the exons atgtcagccGATGACATTAATGAAAAAATCGATTATAAGAAGGAAGAATCTGACTGCTTGAATAACCTTCTAGTGGATGAAAATTACTATTCCTGGCAACTTGAAGACATATGGAACATGGGAAAGGTCATTGAAATTCAAGTAGCTATCGATAAGTGCAAAGAAAGTATCCTAGCCTTGGAAGAAACATCTGAAGAAAAACGCCTTTTAGTACAGCGGCTAGTTAAATTACGTCTGAGGCTTCAAGAAGTTCAGGAACTTGAAATATACATGGATcctaaaaaaatgaaactggtGCAAAGCCACAAATTTGTTTCCTTAAGTGTAACACAACTGAAGTTCCACCCTTCACAAATATATTGTGAAACATGCTGTGGTCTTATTTGGATACCAGTTCAAAGTTGCTTTGTATGTTTAG ATTGTGAATACATATCTCATGGGCATTGTCTGAACAGTGTCAAAAGAATCTGTGCATCTATTATGGTGAAAGAAAATCCTACTTACATTCTAGAAATTTGCCCAGAGAAAAGCTTAGGAAATCAAAACTACCGTTGTGCTGAATGCAAAGCCG ACTCTACACTAAACCAACCACTTTTGTGTGATTACTCTGGTCACTACTTTTGCAGTGAATGTCATTGGGGAAGTTTAAGTATAATTCCATCGAGAGTGGTGCTGAACTGGGACTTCCAAGGTTATCCAGTATCTAAAGGATCAAAACAGTATTTAACtttaatgagaaaaaaatctattcttAATTTGGAATCCATCAATCCTAAGCTATTTAGCTTTGTAGAAGAACTTGCGTATGTCAAG CGATTAAGAAGTAACGTCATGATAATGAAGGAATACATTCTAGCATGCAAAGAGGCCTTAGAAGCTAAACTGCTTCGTCTCTTAGAAGACCGCCAACATTTTGTGGAGAATGCGGACTACTACAGTCTTCAG GACCTCATCGATATTTATAATAATGATATGCTGTCTTATCTTGACCCTATACATAGTCAATTTTTTCGGCATATTACCCAAGATTGTTTG GGTTGCCGAGGTAAAGGTCATGTATGTCGATTATGTGGCCAACTTCCCGAAGTCTTTCCCTTCGAGGTTTCCGTCTCGCAATGTGATAACTGTCGCAGTGTATTTCATCgacattgttttgaaaaaaagggcgttGTTTGCCCGAAATGTGCCAAAGATAAATTTGTCAATTAG
- the LOC130688438 gene encoding differentially expressed in FDCP 8 homolog isoform X1 gives MSADDINEKIDYKKEESDCLNNLLVDENYYSWQLEDIWNMGKVIEIQVAIDKCKESILALEETSEEKRLLVQRLVKLRLRLQEVQELEIYMDPKKMKLVQSHKFVSLSVTQLKFHPSQIYCETCCGLIWIPVQSCFVCLDCEYISHGHCLNSVKRICASIMVKENPTYILEICPEKSLGNQNYRCAECKAGILFNSTLNQPLLCDYSGHYFCSECHWGSLSIIPSRVVLNWDFQGYPVSKGSKQYLTLMRKKSILNLESINPKLFSFVEELAYVKRLRSNVMIMKEYILACKEALEAKLLRLLEDRQHFVENADYYSLQDLIDIYNNDMLSYLDPIHSQFFRHITQDCLGCRGKGHVCRLCGQLPEVFPFEVSVSQCDNCRSVFHRHCFEKKGVVCPKCAKDKFVN, from the exons atgtcagccGATGACATTAATGAAAAAATCGATTATAAGAAGGAAGAATCTGACTGCTTGAATAACCTTCTAGTGGATGAAAATTACTATTCCTGGCAACTTGAAGACATATGGAACATGGGAAAGGTCATTGAAATTCAAGTAGCTATCGATAAGTGCAAAGAAAGTATCCTAGCCTTGGAAGAAACATCTGAAGAAAAACGCCTTTTAGTACAGCGGCTAGTTAAATTACGTCTGAGGCTTCAAGAAGTTCAGGAACTTGAAATATACATGGATcctaaaaaaatgaaactggtGCAAAGCCACAAATTTGTTTCCTTAAGTGTAACACAACTGAAGTTCCACCCTTCACAAATATATTGTGAAACATGCTGTGGTCTTATTTGGATACCAGTTCAAAGTTGCTTTGTATGTTTAG ATTGTGAATACATATCTCATGGGCATTGTCTGAACAGTGTCAAAAGAATCTGTGCATCTATTATGGTGAAAGAAAATCCTACTTACATTCTAGAAATTTGCCCAGAGAAAAGCTTAGGAAATCAAAACTACCGTTGTGCTGAATGCAAAGCCGGTATCTTATTTA ACTCTACACTAAACCAACCACTTTTGTGTGATTACTCTGGTCACTACTTTTGCAGTGAATGTCATTGGGGAAGTTTAAGTATAATTCCATCGAGAGTGGTGCTGAACTGGGACTTCCAAGGTTATCCAGTATCTAAAGGATCAAAACAGTATTTAACtttaatgagaaaaaaatctattcttAATTTGGAATCCATCAATCCTAAGCTATTTAGCTTTGTAGAAGAACTTGCGTATGTCAAG CGATTAAGAAGTAACGTCATGATAATGAAGGAATACATTCTAGCATGCAAAGAGGCCTTAGAAGCTAAACTGCTTCGTCTCTTAGAAGACCGCCAACATTTTGTGGAGAATGCGGACTACTACAGTCTTCAG GACCTCATCGATATTTATAATAATGATATGCTGTCTTATCTTGACCCTATACATAGTCAATTTTTTCGGCATATTACCCAAGATTGTTTG GGTTGCCGAGGTAAAGGTCATGTATGTCGATTATGTGGCCAACTTCCCGAAGTCTTTCCCTTCGAGGTTTCCGTCTCGCAATGTGATAACTGTCGCAGTGTATTTCATCgacattgttttgaaaaaaagggcgttGTTTGCCCGAAATGTGCCAAAGATAAATTTGTCAATTAG
- the LOC130688408 gene encoding DNA polymerase delta subunit 2-like, producing the protein MEAIRYERKELAYEDLSAIFKLDDRDFNKQYAGIYAVRLSKFQALLEARVEKKWGKQYDIKKLVDLVPNEKVIVFGIIYKQQELKPSILREVSDEHQLVPLPPKTRYISENDFLILEDELQRILLVGNINASDFVTGVVIALLGHEDDSGKFIVKEVCPANMPTIVNPEKHHIDTTRYIAFISGLDLGSGNDSLLLVQEMMFTLMGKSGTPQIQEIMSKVSRLIIAGNSLSSATQDRYILDKAKYLIRNNMAASIGAVQQLDDIVFQLASSMTIDLMPGAHDPANFVLPQQPLHHCLLPQSSELSTFHAVSNPYSCRIGGRLVMGNSGQPVLDILKNSTLEHPLDAMEKSLEWRHICPTAPDTLGCYPYKDDDPFIFPTCPDIYFAGNQEAFGDRIWKTDEGHPVRLVSLPRFSESGTIVIVDADTMECFTLCFGTEEDSFVDH; encoded by the exons ATGGAGGCGATTCGATACGAACGTAAAGAGCTTGCATATGAAGATTTGTCGGCAATATTCAAATTAGATGATCGAGATTTCAACAAGCAGTATGCTGGCATATATGCTGTAAGACTTTCGAAATTTCAAGCCCTGCTGGAGGCTCGCGTTGAAAAGAAATGGG GTAAACAGTATGACATTAAAAAACTTGTTGATCTTGTTCCCAATGAGAAG GTTATTGTGTTTGGAATAATttacaaacaacaagaacTAAAACCAAGCATCTTAAGAGAAGTTAGTGATGAA CATCAGTTGGTGCCACTTCCCCCGAAAACAAGATATATTTCAGAAAATGATTTTCTAATTTTGGAAGATGAATTACAGCGAATTTTGCTTGTTGGCAATATAAATGCAAGTGACTTTGTCACTGGTGTTGTCATTGCGCTACTTGGTCATGAAGATGATTCCGGCAAGTTTATTGTAAAAGAAGTTTGTCCTGCTAATATGCCAACCATAGTGAATCCAGAAAAACATCATATTGATACAACAAG GTACATTGCCTTCATATCTGGCCTAGATCTAGGAAGTGGGAATGATTCCCTGTTACTTGTTCAGGAGATGATGTTCACGTTAATGGGAAAATCTGGGACACCACAAATTCAAGAAATAATGTCTAAAGTTTCCAGGTTGATTATCGCCG GAAATTCCTTAAGTTCTGCGACGCAAGATCGTTACATTTTGGACAAAGCAAAATATCTTATTCGCAATAACATGGCAGCAAGCATAGGAGCAGTTCAGCAGTTGGACGACATCGTTTTTCAATTAGCT AGCTCCATGACCATTGATTTGATGCCTGGAGCACATGACCCGGCTAATTTCGTTCTCCCTCAGCAACCGCTGCACCACTGTTTGCTTCCTCAAAGTTCTGAATTGTCGACTTTCCATGCAGTTAGTAATCCATACAGTTGTAGAATTGGAGGACGCTTAGTTATGGGGAACTCCGGGCAACCCGTGCTGGACATTCTGAAGAATTCTACGTTAGAGCATCCATTGGATGCTATGGAAAAAAGCTTGGAATGGAGACACATATGTCCGACTGCACCGGACACCCTTGGCTGTTATCCATACAAAGATGACGATCCGTTCATTTTTCCTACTTGTCCTGATATCTACTTCGCTGGTAACCAGGAGGCATTCGGAGATCGAATTTGGAAAA CTGACGAAGGTCACCCAGTCAGGTTAGTTTCATTGCCGCGTTTCTCAGAATCTGGAACTATAGTTATTGTCGATGCTGATACTATGGAATGTTTCACGCTCTGTTTCGGAACTGAAGAGGATTCATTCGTAGATCATTAA
- the LOC130688556 gene encoding NADH-cytochrome b5 reductase 3-like: MDALGKSLPIVTGIGIVVLTAVAAKLYFNWLQPKDKSTKQKELITLLDPQTKYPLKLVERHFINHDTRRYRFALPSPQHVLGLPVGQHVYLSARINEQLVVRPYTPVSCDEEKGYFDLVVKVYFKDVNPKFPEGGKLTQYLEKLPIGDSIDVRGPSGLLIHQGIGLFAIKPDKKSPPFNVAFKKLNMIAGGTGITPMLQLIRQILRNPDDTSCMALLFANQTEADILLRDELEEAASKNPDRLRLWYTVDRPSDGWKYSTGFVSAEMIASHLYPPADDTFVVMCGPPPMINFACIPNLDKLGYSPKLRFAY, from the exons ATGGATGCTCTGGGAAAG AGTCTACCCATTGTGACAGGCATTGGGATTGTTGTTTTGACTGCAGTTGCTGCGAAGCTGTATTTCAACTGGTTGCAACCAAAAGACAAATCAACCAAACAGAAGGAACTGATAACACTGCTTGATCCACAAACCAAGTATCCCTTAAAGTTGGTTGAGCGCCATTTTATTAACCATGATACTAGAAGATACAGATTTGCTCTCCCTTCTCCTCAGCATGTTCTTG gtcTTCCTGTTGGACAGCATGTCTATTTGTCAGCAAGAATAAATGAGCAGCTTGTAGTTCGTCCTTATACACCTGTTTCATGTGACGAGGAAAAAGGATATTTTGATTTAGTTGTAAAG GTTTACTTCAAGGATGTTAACCCTAAATTTCCTGAAGGTGGAAAATTGACACAGTATTTAGAAAAACTTCCCATAGGAGATTCGATTGACGTCAGAGGGCCATCTGGATTGTTAATACACCAAGGCATCGGGTTGTTTGCTATAAAGCCAGACAAAAAATCACCACCTTTTAACGTGGCTTTCAAAAAGTTGAACATGATTGCAG GTGGAACTGGAATTACTCCTATG TTGCAGTTAATCCGGCAGATTTTGCGAAATCCAGATGACACCTCTTGCATGGCCCTTCTGTTTGCAAATCAGACCGAGGCCGACATTTTGTTACGTGACGAATTAGAAGAAGCTGCTTCGAAAAACCCTGACCGACTTCGGTTATGGTATACTGTCGATCGCCCTTCAGATG GTTGGAAATATAGCACTGGCTTTGTGTCTGCTGAGATGATTGCTAGCCATTTGTATCCGCCTGCTGATGACACTTTTGTTGTCATGTGTGGGCCTCCTCCCATGATCAACTTCGCATGCATTCCGAATTTGGATAAATTAGGATATTCTCCAAAATTGAGATTCGCTTattaa